Proteins co-encoded in one Colletes latitarsis isolate SP2378_abdomen chromosome 2, iyColLati1, whole genome shotgun sequence genomic window:
- the LOC143346951 gene encoding alpha-ketoglutarate-dependent dioxygenase alkB homolog 7, mitochondrial — translation MKHFRMTNKFFFLRNFVTGTFDRINLKHYSRSAIVCTKIDTNAENWREKLCNTMQIVENFVDIKEEKSLIEEVEPYMKKLRYEKSHWDDAIHFYRETERKQWNENNMKIINRIREKAFPKEMNHIPLIHILDLAPEGWIKPHIDSIRFCGEIIAGLSLLSDSIMRLTMAGNETTYKHDFLLPQRSLYIMSGVARYNYNHEILKNEESYFEGQHIPKTRRISIICRCQPENSDN, via the exons ATGAAACATTTTAGAATGACAAATAAGTTTTTTTTCTTGAGAAATTTTGTGACTGGAACTTTCGATCGTATTAATTTGAAACACTATTCGCGGTCAGCTATTGTGTGTACTAAAATTGACACAAATGCGGAAAATTGGCGAGAGAAACTCTGTAATACAATGCAAATTGTGGAAAATTTTGTCGATATCAAAGAAGAAAAGTCTCTGATCGAAGAAGTTGAACCTTACATGAAGAAACTTCGATACGAAAAATCACATTGGGACGAT GCAATACATTTTTATAGAGAAACAGAGCGAAAACAGTGGAAtgaaaataatatgaaaataataaacagAATTCGTGAAAAAGCATTTCCTAAAGAAATGAATCATATTCCGCTAATACATATTTTGGACCTAGCACCAGAAGGATGGATAAAACCACATATTGACAGTATTAGG TTCTGTGGTGAAATCATTGCTGGTTTAAGTTTATTAAGTGACAGTATAATGAGACTTACAATGGCTGGAAATGAAACAACATACAAACATGATTTTCTATTGCCTCAGAGGTCCTTGTATATAATGAG TGGTGTAGCCAGGTACAACTATAATCATGAAATTTTGAAGAATGAAGAATCATATTTTGAAGGACAACATATACCAAAAACTAGACGTATTTCAATAATATGTAGATGCCAACCAGAAAATAGTGATAattaa
- the LOC143346909 gene encoding sugar transporter SWEET1-like isoform X2, protein MISTGIRDALASTASICTVLQFLAGVLVCRKIIKNGTTGNSSALAFVTCYTSCVLWMRYGTLIEDRFILVVNIFGTILQASYVCVFILYSVKRLKTVKQMIAATLFLGIIYFYSFYEEDQVIAAKYVGFFSCTVTVLFFASPLIMMAHVIRVKSTESLPFPIIMASLIVSSQWFAYGCLINDHFIQIPNFLGCVLSAFQLCFFVIYRNDQVTEAHLI, encoded by the exons ATGATCTCGACAGGGATCAGAGACGCGTTGGCTTCAACAGCCTCGATTTGCACGGTTTTACAGTTCTTAGCCGGCGT GCTGGTGTGCAGAAAGATTATTAAAAATGGCACGACAGGAAATAGTTCAGCTTTGGCATTTGTAACATGTTATACATC ATGTGTTTTATGGATGAGATATGGTACGCTTATCGAAGACCGATTTATATTGGTAGTGAATATTTTTGGAACGATACTTCAAGCATCATATGTTTGCGTGTTCATTTTATATAGCGTAAAGAGATTAAAAACTGTAAAACAAATGATTGCAGCAACTTTGTTCCTTGGAATTATATACTTTTATAGCTTTTATGAGGAAGATCAAGTAATAGCAGCAAAGTATGTTGGGTTTTTTAGCTGTACAGTAACAGTATTATTTTTTGCATCTCCTTTAATAATGATG GCACATGTAATAAGGGTCAAAAGTACTGAAAGTTTACCATTTCCCATTATAATGGCTTCTTTGATAGTTTCTTCTCAATGGTTTGCATATGGTTGTTTAATTAATGATCATTTCATACAAATACCAAACTTTTTGGGCTGTGTATTATCTGCATTTCAACTctgtttttttgtaatttatcgaAATGATCAAGTCACGGAGgctcatttaatttaa
- the LOC143346909 gene encoding sugar transporter SWEET1-like isoform X3: protein MLVCRKIIKNGTTGNSSALAFVTCYTSCVLWMRYGTLIEDRFILVVNIFGTILQASYVCVFILYSVKRLKTVKQMIAATLFLGIIYFYSFYEEDQVIAAKYVGFFSCTVTVLFFASPLIMMAHVIRVKSTESLPFPIIMASLIVSSQWFAYGCLINDHFIQIPNFLGCVLSAFQLCFFVIYRNDQVTEAHLI from the exons AT GCTGGTGTGCAGAAAGATTATTAAAAATGGCACGACAGGAAATAGTTCAGCTTTGGCATTTGTAACATGTTATACATC ATGTGTTTTATGGATGAGATATGGTACGCTTATCGAAGACCGATTTATATTGGTAGTGAATATTTTTGGAACGATACTTCAAGCATCATATGTTTGCGTGTTCATTTTATATAGCGTAAAGAGATTAAAAACTGTAAAACAAATGATTGCAGCAACTTTGTTCCTTGGAATTATATACTTTTATAGCTTTTATGAGGAAGATCAAGTAATAGCAGCAAAGTATGTTGGGTTTTTTAGCTGTACAGTAACAGTATTATTTTTTGCATCTCCTTTAATAATGATG GCACATGTAATAAGGGTCAAAAGTACTGAAAGTTTACCATTTCCCATTATAATGGCTTCTTTGATAGTTTCTTCTCAATGGTTTGCATATGGTTGTTTAATTAATGATCATTTCATACAAATACCAAACTTTTTGGGCTGTGTATTATCTGCATTTCAACTctgtttttttgtaatttatcgaAATGATCAAGTCACGGAGgctcatttaatttaa
- the LOC143346946 gene encoding TAR DNA-binding protein 43-like, which yields MIHQVPCKVFVGRCTEDLTADDLRDYFSKYGEVTDVFIPKPFRAFSFVTFLDPEVAQSLCGEDHIIKGVSVHVSNAAPKSEGNNKNFNNQMNLNMRRGAPGPAENNVQGNYQGNRYMGHSGNNMGPNGWNNPGNRGNLDMPNLQALGITGQNNGGGGGGGMSNPLAMGGINLSALPVNPALVAAALNQASWGLIGNLQNQGNDQGYSNQPGPPGQPPSGNNSIGNSGNSGFLSWMNQGGGDGNTGNPGTGGPGPNNPNASQGAWQNHPGQRDQKSNTFLKYE from the coding sequence ATGATTCATCAAGTACCCTGCAAGGTATTCGTGGGACGCTGTACAGAAGACCTAACTGCTGATGATCTGCGTGACTATTTCTCCAAATATGGCGAAGTGACGGACGTGTTCATCCCAAAACCTTTCCGTGCATTTTCATTTGTTACTTTCTTAGATCCCGAGGTAGCCCAGTCCCTGTGTGGggaggatcacataataaaaggAGTATCGGTACACGTGTCAAACGCCGCGCCGAAGTCCGAGGGCAACAATAAGAATTTCAATAATCAAATGAACTTAAACATGCGTAGAGGCGCTCCAGGCCCTGCCGAGAATAACGTGCAGGGAAACTATCAGGGTAACAGATACATGGGCCACTCTGGTAATAATATGGGTCCAAACGGTTGGAACAATCCAGGGAATCGTGGCAACCTGGATATGCCTAATCTCCAAGCTCTGGGCATTACTGGACAAAATAACGGCGGcggtggtggcggcggtatgTCTAATCCATTGGCGATGGGAGGTATAAATCTCTCCGCGTTACCTGTCAATCCTGCTCTGGTTGCCGCTGCCCTGAACCAAGCATCTTGGGGTCTGATCGGTAACTTGCAGAATCAGGGAAACGATCAGGGCTATTCGAACCAGCCTGGTCCACCTGGTCAACCACCTTCAGGCAACAATAGTATTGGTAACAGTGGAAACTCTGGCTTTCTCAGTTGGATGAATCAGGGAGGAGGTGATGGTAATACAGGCAATCCCGGAACAGGTGGACCAGGCCCGAATAATCCGAACGCGTCCCAAGGTGCTTGGCAGAATCATCCTGGACAGCGCGATCAGAAGTCAAATACCTTTCTCAAGTACGAGTAA
- the LOC143346909 gene encoding uncharacterized protein LOC143346909 isoform X1 yields the protein MISTGIRDALASTASICTVLQFLAGVFFLQRKSSGIFQEYWESSRSSGVGKIGSTDWLGEEKEVRCCVTGCETTESVCVCCVVQIFILLSREEKTARLEKKMSSYIQVAEDEGDEPIELPTEDDNTLSLTTVTAQFPGTCGLKYRNPESRTMRGIRLVDGRLHPPENGWGKAVYFCVFPKENKRKSDDNLENSTAKTKRMETKLRCTDLIVLGLPWKTTEQNLREYFETFGEVLMAQVKKDAKSGHSKGFGFIRFGSYESQLRCLAQRHMIDGRWCDVKVPNSKNIDGLMMARQYDTSKHNECYRPIPVRTPSNRRVPVTKPYINLNAPDAANAPRYDSEYDYKTTHYPSYPPNYPYDDNNKYKYEGQNYNAYEKPNYPSYEDPGYDTRNYMVQHAPAAPNSTSYPSDAEYTRYPNYEGRAVYPVMENPDYAEKGRYNYGYDRNYYEADGRYASTDCRYPLDVRYPDTRHGDNRIPTDSREADCRYPVDNRDMDRRYAVDGRDSDGRYAVDNREVEARYPPDGKEVDTRFADTARYPAKENYYDRYYKHRPSRDHHVSDTSRY from the exons ATGATCTCGACAGGGATCAGAGACGCGTTGGCTTCAACAGCCTCGATTTGCACGGTTTTACAGTTCTTAGCCGGCGT ATTTTTTCTTCAACGGAAATCGAGTGGAATCTTCCAGGAATATTGGGAGAGCTCGAGGAGTTCCGGGGTGGGAAAGATTGGTAGCACTGACTGGCTGGGTGAAGAGAAAGAGGTGCGGTGTTGCGTGACTGGCTGCGAGACGACCGAGAGCGTGTGTGTTTGTTGTGttgtacaaatttttattctccTTTCTCGGGAAGAAAAGACCGCACGTTTGGAAAAGAAAATGTCGTCGTACATCCAGGTTGCTGAGGACGAGGGCGACGAGCCGATAGAATTGCCTACAGAGGACGATAACACGCTCTCATTGACCACCGTGACCGCCCAGTTTCCCGGAACGTGTGGCCTGAAATACCGCAATCCCGAATCACGGACGATGCGCGGTATCCGTCTCGTTGACGGGCGTCTTCATCCGCCAGAAAATGGATGGGGCAAGGCAGTTTACTTTTGTGTCTTTCCAAAAG AGAACAAACGTAAATCTGATGACAATTTGGAAAATTCCACAGCTAAGACTAAAAGAATGGAAACAAAGTTGCGTTGCACAGACTTGATCGTACTTGGTTTACCATGGAAAACGACTGAGCAGAACTTGCGCGAGTATTTCGAAACATTTGGCGAAGTACTCATGGCCCAG GTAAAGAAAGATGCTAAGTCTGGGCATAGCAAAGGATTTGGTTTTATTAGATTCGGAAGTTATGAATCCCAATTAAGATGCCTTGCACAGCGGCATATGATAGATGGTAGATGGTGCGATGTCAAGGTTCCCAACAGTAAG AATATTGATGGCTTAATGATGGCTCGTCAGTATGATACGAGTAAACACAATGAATGCTACCGCCCTATACCGGTTCGTACGCCGAGTAATCGACGAGTACCTGTGACGAAACCGTATATCAACTTAAATGCACCCGATGCTGCTAATGCGCCTAGGTACGATTCAGAGTACGATTATAAAACCACGCATTACCCGTCGTACCCGCCCAACTATCCGTACGACGATAACAATAAATACAAGTACGAGGGGCAAAACTATAATGCCTACGAGAAACCTAACTATCCTTCCTACGAGGATCCTGGGTACGATACACGGAATTACATGGTCCAGCATGCACCCGCCGCGCCGAATTCCACCAGTTATCCGTCCGATGCTGAATACACAAGATATCCCAACTACGAAGGACGTGCCGTGTACCCAGTCATGGAGAATCCTGACTATGCGGAAAAAGGCAGATATAATTACGGTTACGATAGAAACTATTACGAGGCGGACGGCCGTTACGCGTCTACGGACTGTAGATACCCGTTGGATGTTCGATATCCAGACACCAGGCATGGCGACAATAGAATTCCGACTGATAGTAGAGAGGCTGATTGTAGATACCCGGTGGACAATCGTGATATGGATAGAAGATACGCGGTCGATGGTAGGGATTCTGATGGTAGATACGCGGTCGACAATAGAGAAGTTGAAGCTAGGTACCCACCGGACGGTAAGGAAGTGGATACCAGGTTTGCGGATACAGCAAGATATCCGGCCAAAGAGAACTATTATGACCGTTATTACAAGCACCGTCCATCGAGGGATCATCACGTCTCGGACACGTCAAGATACTGA